GCAAAAAAACAATGCGTTCAAACTCTTTAGCAGCTGCTTCATATTTGCGTGAATCAAACAGGTTGCGGGCATAAGCAAATGAGTTGCTGTAATTAAACAGATCCTGACTATAGCCGGTACAACATTGTAAAGAAAAAAGTACAAAAAGAAAAATTCGCATGCTGTTAAGGATGGTCAATGTAAAATTTGGTTTTATAATCGATTTTATAATTTTCAGGGCTGAAGGCATTGCAACGGCTCATTCGGTCAAACGTTAATAACATTCCTTTTATAGCGCCATATTTCCTAACAGACATTATTCCATACTCTGAGCAGGATGGTTTAAAAACGCATAGATTCATATCCTGTGACGAAATGAAATTTTTATAAAATTTAAATAAACCAGTAAACACTGTCTGCAGTTCGTTCTTGCTTTTATCTACCGCATATTTTTTTGCAACTTTTACATGCACATGAGGTGCGGCATTTTGTAAGGCTGCAATTTCAATTTCGGTTTGTGCTTTAGCCAAACCTGCACTACTTATTGCGAGTGCCAAAAAAATATATTTCATCTTCTCCGGGTTTATTAATTTCGATATTGCTATATTCATAGTACTGCAAAGTTTCGCCTTTTTTTGTATAAATATATTGTGTTACATGTTGAGGAAACCACACGCCTTTCACATAGGTATAGTCTTCGTAAAACTGTTTACTTGCCAACAAGTTGTCGGAGGCGTATACTATCATTCCATTTAACTTTTGTGCTTTTTTTGCTAATAAAATCTTGCTTATAAGAGTTTTCTTCTTGGGGTGATAAAGCGTCCAGGTGGAAATAACCAGGCTGTCTTCTTTTTCAACTTTTTCTAATGTGAAAGGAGAGTCGCGTAAGCCAAAGTCGGCTACATTATTTTTTAGTGCCATATTAAAAATTGAAAAATCTACCAGCACAAATGATTTGGTGGAGTTTACCAGTTTAGTTCCCTCGTAATATAATGTAGTTGTATCGCGCATCACGATGGTCTGCCTAGAAGGCATTCGCAACGAATATACCACCTGCTTGCTGTACATGTCAAAATAGACCTTGCCTTTGGTTAGGCTAATAGAGTCGTCTGCAGTCTTTTCCTTAATGGTAATATCTGCTTTTATACGGTAAGGAAGTTGGCCATAAACATTAGCCAAACAAAACAAAAGAAATAGTGCTGTAAAATAATACTTCATCCCAATTAATAATAAGGGTTGCAAATAACGCAATATTTTAATGCGTTACATTTGTATTCAATGAAAGTGCATTCTCAAGTCAAAAAAAAAGCCCGGTATCGACCGGGCTTTTATATAATTTTTGGAAAGAGTGGATTAAAATCCAGAAGCAAAAATAATCACAACTACTACGTAGTAAATAATTACTAAAGCTGTAGGAATCAAACAGCCCATAAACGCTTTCTTGGTTTCTTCTCTTTCACCACAAAGAAGATAAACTAAAAGAATACCTATCCATCCTAATACACATCCCCATACGA
This window of the Bacteroidota bacterium genome carries:
- a CDS encoding membrane protein insertion efficiency factor YidD, translating into MKYIFLALAISSAGLAKAQTEIEIAALQNAAPHVHVKVAKKYAVDKSKNELQTVFTGLFKFYKNFISSQDMNLCVFKPSCSEYGIMSVRKYGAIKGMLLTFDRMSRCNAFSPENYKIDYKTKFYIDHP